A DNA window from Engystomops pustulosus chromosome 6, aEngPut4.maternal, whole genome shotgun sequence contains the following coding sequences:
- the HRH3 gene encoding histamine H3 receptor, with translation MASTLQTWYLNDSWRSNGGTTTLPGNFDFAWTVVLAVLMGILIVTTVLGNALVMLAFVVDSSLRTQNNYFLLNLAISDFLVGALCIPLYVPYVLTGRWSFGRSVCKLWLVLDYLLCTSSVFNIVLISYDRFISVTRAVSYRAQQSNSKHAVLKMSMVWLLAFLLYGPAIITWEYIAGKTIIPEGECFAEFFYNWYFLITASTIEFFTPFISVTFFNLCIYLNIQKRTRARLDLMLEAHSQTTTDNPCVMAEPIRANSLKCWKSAHKASKSRDDNQATSKVTEAEILKKVKGVKRASLNGSSLNVLEKSRGARRSFAESGSTPSLEKRMRMVSQGIAQRFRLSRDKKIAKSLAVIVCVFGLCWAPYTLLMIIRAACRGHCIPEFWYEASFWLLWVNSAVNPILYPLCHYSFKRAFKKILCPQKLKIKPSSKFHHCWK, from the exons ATGGCCAGCACTCTCCAAACCTGGTATTTAAATGATTCCTGGAGAAGCAATGGAGGTACCACAACCTTACCAGGCAACTTTGACTTTGCTTGGACAGTGGTTCTGGCTGTCCTTATGGGGATCTTGATTGTGACTACTGTGttgggaaatgctttggtcatGTTGGCATTTGTGGTGGACTCCAGTCTTAGGACACAAAACAACTACTTCCTTCTCAACCTGGCCATCTCTGACTTTCTAGTAG GAGCTCTGTGCATCCCTCTCTATGTGCCCTATGTGCTGACTGGAAGATGGAGCTTTGGCAGAAGTGTATGTAAACTGTGGCTGGTACTGGACTACTTACTGTGCACCTCATCAGTGTTCAATATCGTCCTCATAAGCTACGACAGGTTTATTTCTGTGACTAGAGCT GTTAGTTATAGGGCTCAACAGAGCAACAGCAAGCATGCAGTATTGAAGATGAGCATGGTCTGGCTGCTAGCCTTTCTATTGTATGGACCAGCCATCATCACCTGGGAATACATTGCAGGCAAGACTATCATCCCTGAAGGAGAATGCTTTGCTGAATTCTTCTACAACTGGTACTTCCTAATCACTGCCTCCACCATAGAATTCTTTACACCTTTTATAAGTGTAACTTTCTTCAATCTCTGTATTTACCTAAATATTCAGAAGAGGACCAGAGCCCGGTTGGACCTTATGCTGGAGGCACACAGTCAAACCACTACTGACAATCCATGCGTTATGGCTGAACCAATCAGGGCTAACTCTCTGAAATGTTGGAAGTCTGCACATAAAGCGTCAAAAAGTAGAGATGACAACCAAGCCACCTCCAAGGTAACGGAGGCTGAGATTTTGAAAAAAGTAAAAGGTGTCAAAAGAGCCTCTCTAAATGGGAGTTCACTGAATGTCCTTGAAAAATCTAGAGGTGCCAGAAGAAGTTTTGCAGAATCTGGGTCTACCCCATCTCTGGAAAAACGTATGAGAATGGTTTCTCAAGGAATTGCACAACGTTTTCGGTTGTCAAGAGACAAAAAAATTGCTAAGTCTTTAGCTGTTATTGTCTGTGTATTTGGGCTATGCTGGGCACCTTACACCTTACTCATGATAATAAGGGCAGCATGCAGAGGGCACTGTATACCAGAGTTTTGGTATGAAGCATCTTTTTGGCTGCTGTGGGTAAACTCAGCTGTGAATCCTATTTTGTATCCATTGTGCCATTACAGCTTTAAAAGGGCTTTCAAGAAAATTCTATGCCCTCAAAAGTTAAAAATCAAGCCAAGTAGTAAATTTCACCATTGCTGGAAGTGA